The nucleotide sequence GAATTCCAAAGTCTCTTTGGAGATGTGCGGCTGCAGTGCATCGTGTGCGTAGGGCAGCGGCGGCAATTCGAAAGCCATGGTGATTCTCCTAATCAGGTCAGTTGCGGTGAGCGCAAGGCCGATCACGGGCGGCCGGACTAGCGCCGGGGAGTTTGTACTCTTTGCGGCGCAGGGTCGGATCATAGCACCGGGGGTGCGGCATAACCACGCAACAACTGTGTGGGATAGAGGTTCCAGAGCGGTTTTGAATAATCAGCCCATGACGATCAGTTGCACCGCGACGGTGAACATCATTACCGCCACCAGCAGGTCGAGGATCCGCCAGGTGCTCGGGCGAGCCAGCCAGGGGGCCAGCCATGCGGCGCCGCAGGCCAGGGTGAAGAACCATAGCAGCGAGGCGCTGGCGGCGCCCACGACATAGGCCCCCGGCACGCTCTGCTGGGCACCGAGGGAGCCGATCAGCAGCACGGTGTCGAGGTAGACGTGGGGGTTGAGCAGTGTCACGGCCAGCGCACTGAGCAATACCGCCCGCAACGAGCGCACAGCCTGGTTCTCGCCTTGTTGCAGGCTCTGCTTCGAACAGGCCCGACGCAAGGCCAGGCTGCCGTACCAGAGCAGGAACGCCGCACCGCCCCAGCGGGCAATCGACAGCAACAGCGGACTCTGGGCCAGCAGCGTAGCCAACCCGAATACGCCGGCCATGACCAGCAGCGCATCGCAGGTGACGCACAGCGCCGCCACGGGCAAATGATGTTCGCGACGCAGGCTCTGGGCCAGCACAAACGCGTTCTGGGCGCCGATGGCCATGATCAGCCCGAGGGCCACCAACAGGCCGTTCAGATAGCTTTGCCACATAGATTCAATCCCCGGTCAGTGTGCGAATGCTGGCCATTTTCGAGTGGAACGCTGTATAAGAAAAACCAATCTTGCTGATTGCTCATTAGGAATACTGATGTTCGATTACAAATTGCTGGCTGCCCTGGCGGCGGTGGTGGAGCAGGCCGGTTTCGAGCGCGCCGCCCAAGTGCTGGGGTTGTCGCAATCGGCCATTTCCCAACGGATCAAACTGCTGGAGGCACGGGTCGGCCAGCCGGTGCTGGTACGCGCCACGCCGCCAGCCCCCACCGAGATCGGTCGCCGTCTGCTCAACCATGTGCAGCAGGTGCGTTTGCTCGAGCGCGATCTGCAAAGCCTGGTGCCGGCACTGGATGAAGACGGGCTGCCGGAACGTCTGCGCATCGCTCTGAATGCCGACAGCCTGGCGACCTGGTGGGCGGGGGCCGTGGGCGATTTCTGCGCCGAACATCACCTGTTGCTGGACCTGGTGGTCGAGGACCAGACCGTTGGCCTCAAACGCATGCGTGCCGGCGAAGTGGCGGCGTGTGTCTGCGCCAGCGAACGCCCGGTGGCCGGTGCGCGCAGTGTCTTGCTGGGGGCCATGCGCTACCGTGCGCTGGCGAGCCCGGCCTTCATCGCCCGGCACTTCCCCGATGGCGTGCGCGCCGATCAACTGGCCCGCACGCCGGCCCTGGTGTTCGGTCCGGATGATTTCCTGCAACACCGCTACCTCGCTTCCCTCGGCGTCGAAGGCGGTTTCGAGCACCATTTGTGCCCGTCGTCCGAAGGTTTCATCCGCCTCGCCGAAGCCGGGCTTGGCTGGGGGCTGGTGCCGGAATTGCAGATGCGCGAGCAACTGGCGCGTGGCGTGCTGGTGGAGTTGCTGGCAGATAAACCGATCGATGTGCCGTTGTACTGGCATCATTGGCGCAATGGCGGACAGTTGCTCGGGTTGTTGACCGAGCGATTGATCCACTTCTCGAGGCGCTGGCTGGTGCCTTGGGAGCCGCAATGAGCGTCAAGCCGCAAGCGGCGCACAGATTAATTTGCCGTGGCGGCCCAAGGGTTGCCGCGGCATGGGTTGGGAGTATTCATGAAAATTCTGGTTACCGGCGCAAGCGGCTTCATCGGCGGGCGCTTTGCGCGGTTCGCCCTGGAGCAGGGCCTGGATGTACGGGTCAACGGACGCCGGGCCGAGAGCGTGGAGCACCTGGTGCGGCGCGGTGCGCAATTCGTCCCGGGGGATCTGAGCGACCCATTGTTGGCCCGTGATCTGTGCCTGGACGTCGAGGCCGTGGTGCATTGCGCCGGTTCCGTGGGGTTGTGGGGGCGCTATCAGGATTTTCACCAGGGCAACGTCCAGCTCACGGAAAATGTGGTCGAGGCCTGCCTCAAGCAAAAGGTCCGGCGCCTGGTACACCTGTCGTCC is from Pseudomonas sp. B21-056 and encodes:
- a CDS encoding LysE/ArgO family amino acid transporter, which translates into the protein MWQSYLNGLLVALGLIMAIGAQNAFVLAQSLRREHHLPVAALCVTCDALLVMAGVFGLATLLAQSPLLLSIARWGGAAFLLWYGSLALRRACSKQSLQQGENQAVRSLRAVLLSALAVTLLNPHVYLDTVLLIGSLGAQQSVPGAYVVGAASASLLWFFTLACGAAWLAPWLARPSTWRILDLLVAVMMFTVAVQLIVMG
- a CDS encoding LysR family transcriptional regulator ArgP produces the protein MLMFDYKLLAALAAVVEQAGFERAAQVLGLSQSAISQRIKLLEARVGQPVLVRATPPAPTEIGRRLLNHVQQVRLLERDLQSLVPALDEDGLPERLRIALNADSLATWWAGAVGDFCAEHHLLLDLVVEDQTVGLKRMRAGEVAACVCASERPVAGARSVLLGAMRYRALASPAFIARHFPDGVRADQLARTPALVFGPDDFLQHRYLASLGVEGGFEHHLCPSSEGFIRLAEAGLGWGLVPELQMREQLARGVLVELLADKPIDVPLYWHHWRNGGQLLGLLTERLIHFSRRWLVPWEPQ